The sequence below is a genomic window from Blastocatellia bacterium.
CAGTCTCAAATCCGCTGCATAAAAAGTGCGATAGTCCTCCCACGGATGCCAATCGGGGAGATATTGCCCGACCTGATGCAGCACGCAGAGGACGGGAGCGAACCATTCCTCGCGAAGCAGTTCTCGCAGCAGGCGAACTGTAGGAAGGAAGCGCCACGTGCTGCTCGGAGCAGCCACCCCATCAAACCCACACTCCTGCATCAGTCGCTCCAATCGCTCGATCTCCGCTGGATCAGGCGACAGCGGCACTTCGCAGAAGAAATGACGGTTGTGGCGAATGGCCCATTCAACATAGGGCGCATGCCACGCCGGCGGCGTCGAAACCACTAGCGCTTCCGGTTCCTGAGCGAGCGCTTCCTCAAAGCTCGAGAAGACAGCAACCCCGTATCGGGCGGCAACCTCCTGCCGACGATCTTCTCGCGGATCGAAGGCCAGAAGCTCCCTCTCTCCCAACTGATGGAGGTTGCGAATTCGCCGCTTCCCCATCGAACCACATCCGACGATGAGAAACCGCATAACGTGTCTCCTCCCTCATTCGAGCTGCGAACCGGCTGCGATCCCGCTTCTGGAATCCGCGCCGGAAAGAAAGGCCGAAACCTCCGCACGTTCTTTCACGAGCTTCCCGAAAAGGAGGCTCGCGCCCCACCCCACAAGCACCGTCGTCAGGCACCCGATCGGGCTGTACCAAAGAAAGGACGTATCCGTATACCCCCCAACGAAGGTGACGGTAGCCATCCCAACGCCCGCTCCGATGATTGCCCCTATATGGTTAGCACGAGAAACAAGGACTCCAAGAAGGAAAATCCCTAGAAGGACTCCGGTGAAGAAGCTATTCGTCTTCAGCGAAATCTCAGCGATCGTTCCCAATCGCCCAATGAAGAGAGCAAGAATGGT
It includes:
- a CDS encoding Gfo/Idh/MocA family oxidoreductase; this translates as MRFLIVGCGSMGKRRIRNLHQLGERELLAFDPREDRRQEVAARYGVAVFSSFEEALAQEPEALVVSTPPAWHAPYVEWAIRHNRHFFCEVPLSPDPAEIERLERLMQECGFDGVAAPSSTWRFLPTVRLLRELLREEWFAPVLCVLHQVGQYLPDWHPWEDYRTFYAADLRLGGGLDVPAIELSWMLWLLGEARVKRVQGLARKLSRLEIETADVIQLLLECDNGVLLTMHFDMIQRKGERYVKFISEGGTIVWEGRTVRFFRASGTDWTFLPELEPEAVEQTYVEEMRTFLAAIRGEAVFPNDLSTEHHIMTVLRHIIS